A stretch of the Mycobacterium shigaense genome encodes the following:
- a CDS encoding PEP/pyruvate-binding domain-containing protein, whose protein sequence is MIERLLAGQAQDVSRIGGKACGLLRLLDAGLDVPEAWVIPASVSMNAEQRHEMLGATLADWWGNVTRQFPTCRWAVRSSAVAEDLDDASFAGVYETKLGLASLAGIRSAVSECWAAIADERARVYRIARGLEDPGIALVLQRLIEPRVSGVLLTENPLAPFAGQLVIDAAWGLGEAVVSGATDPDHVVIERSTGIMVSERIGAKQVEHVYDEGITVRDVPHERRTVRCLDDGDLLALRTLADRVVDSIGERRDLEWTIEDDHLYVLQDRPITGLPSADPKEVWTRRFGDEYLADYQAQLCYDLTRHWLTIPMFEERCVLDGRPELRGRPTMQLFDGHVYFSGTYIRDMMRGVPRVQRAGSTIEQWLPAAWMATIMAEPFSPWLFLNSMRSPARDKGRGRLRDNLPALDAHCRRVSGRIRTWAGQDLTRLSDAEWREQYREVEAFGLDHFRIIRWTMGQYNMLFHDVLAKLLTRWADDATGEAYQAMISGLPGTRTAEINRDVYELGLLARADPDLVAQLRGDGQYADVRAVTQDSRFWVAFDGFVRRHGHRSSTRTIDAARWHEQPDLVLGLMRAQVRAAEAPGDPSAIEQRCESQRRRAEAAALAAAGPVKRRILRWVIGRTQQFTVARENQRYYLDYLLNHLRQLVLEQGRRAAARGALEAVEDVFLLPSQEFWLLVDRHECHDDVARIREVVAAAKRHREHHASRLPATYRFDDVPTEAGEQPPAAELVDGAISGLAAAAGRGSGPVRVVRSLADLADVRPGDILVAANIDPGWTSVFPMISGLVTETGGILSHGAILAREYGVPTVTCVPDAVTRFEPGVIVAVDGTAGRVIMAASPD, encoded by the coding sequence ATGATCGAGCGCCTCTTGGCCGGCCAAGCCCAAGATGTCAGCAGAATCGGCGGCAAGGCATGTGGGCTGCTGCGCCTTCTCGATGCCGGACTCGATGTGCCCGAGGCATGGGTCATCCCAGCATCGGTCTCGATGAACGCCGAGCAACGTCACGAAATGCTGGGCGCCACGCTGGCGGACTGGTGGGGCAACGTCACACGCCAGTTCCCCACCTGCCGCTGGGCGGTGCGCTCCTCAGCGGTGGCCGAGGATCTGGACGACGCATCGTTCGCCGGGGTCTACGAGACCAAGCTAGGGCTGGCCTCGCTGGCCGGGATCCGCAGCGCGGTGTCCGAATGCTGGGCAGCGATCGCCGATGAGCGCGCACGTGTATACCGCATTGCACGGGGGCTCGAGGATCCCGGGATCGCCCTGGTCCTGCAGCGGCTGATCGAGCCCCGCGTCTCAGGGGTGCTTCTCACCGAGAACCCTCTGGCGCCGTTTGCCGGTCAGCTGGTCATCGACGCCGCCTGGGGCCTGGGTGAGGCAGTGGTGTCGGGCGCTACCGACCCCGACCACGTCGTAATCGAACGCTCGACCGGCATCATGGTCTCGGAGCGGATCGGGGCCAAACAGGTCGAGCATGTATACGACGAAGGAATCACCGTCCGGGACGTACCTCACGAACGCCGCACGGTGCGATGCCTCGATGACGGCGACCTCCTCGCCCTGCGCACACTCGCGGACAGGGTCGTCGATTCCATCGGCGAACGCCGCGACCTGGAGTGGACGATCGAGGATGACCACCTCTACGTGCTGCAAGACCGCCCGATCACGGGGCTCCCCAGCGCCGATCCGAAGGAGGTGTGGACCCGCCGTTTCGGCGATGAGTACCTTGCCGACTATCAAGCGCAGCTCTGCTACGACCTGACCCGCCACTGGCTCACCATCCCCATGTTCGAGGAAAGATGTGTCCTTGACGGGCGACCGGAGTTACGGGGCAGGCCCACGATGCAGCTGTTCGACGGGCACGTCTACTTCAGCGGCACATACATTCGCGACATGATGCGAGGGGTCCCGCGCGTACAGCGCGCCGGCTCCACGATCGAGCAGTGGTTGCCGGCGGCGTGGATGGCGACAATCATGGCCGAGCCGTTCTCGCCGTGGCTATTCCTGAACAGCATGCGCTCACCCGCGCGTGACAAGGGGCGGGGCCGACTGCGGGATAACTTGCCGGCGCTCGACGCGCACTGCCGGCGTGTTTCCGGGCGCATCAGAACCTGGGCCGGACAGGACCTGACCAGGCTGTCGGATGCCGAATGGCGCGAACAGTACCGCGAGGTCGAAGCATTCGGGCTCGACCATTTCCGCATCATCCGCTGGACTATGGGTCAGTACAACATGCTGTTCCACGACGTGCTGGCCAAGCTTTTGACGAGGTGGGCCGATGACGCCACCGGCGAGGCGTATCAAGCGATGATCAGCGGCCTGCCCGGAACCCGCACCGCGGAGATCAACCGGGACGTCTACGAGCTCGGCCTGTTGGCGCGTGCGGACCCGGACCTCGTCGCCCAGCTCCGCGGCGACGGACAGTACGCCGATGTGCGTGCGGTGACACAGGACTCACGATTTTGGGTCGCCTTCGATGGTTTCGTGCGCCGCCACGGCCATCGTTCGTCGACGAGAACCATCGATGCCGCGCGGTGGCACGAACAGCCTGACCTGGTCTTGGGTTTGATGCGCGCCCAGGTACGGGCGGCTGAGGCTCCCGGAGACCCTTCCGCGATCGAGCAGCGGTGCGAGTCGCAGCGGCGGCGAGCCGAGGCCGCTGCGCTCGCCGCCGCCGGTCCGGTCAAACGCAGGATCTTGCGTTGGGTGATCGGGCGCACCCAACAATTCACCGTCGCTCGGGAGAATCAGCGCTACTACCTCGACTACCTGCTCAACCATTTGCGTCAGCTGGTGCTCGAGCAGGGGCGGCGGGCGGCTGCACGCGGCGCGCTAGAAGCAGTCGAGGACGTCTTCCTGTTGCCTAGCCAGGAATTCTGGCTGTTGGTTGACCGGCACGAATGCCACGACGACGTGGCGCGGATCCGAGAGGTCGTCGCAGCAGCCAAGCGCCACCGTGAGCATCACGCCTCTCGGCTGCCCGCCACCTATCGTTTTGACGACGTGCCCACGGAAGCCGGTGAGCAGCCGCCAGCCGCCGAACTCGTCGATGGAGCAATTAGCGGCCTGGCGGCCGCAGCCGGCCGGGGGTCGGGCCCGGTCCGCGTGGTCCGATCGCTTGCCGATCTAGCCGACGTTCGGCCTGGCGACATTCTCGTTGCTGCGAACATCGATCCGGGTTGGACGTCAGTGTTCCCGATGATCTCTGGCCTGGTGACCGAGACCGGAGGCATTCTCAGTCACGGCGCGATCCTGGCCCGCGAGTACGGCGTACCGACGGTCACTTGCGTGCCCGACGCGGTCACCCGGTTCGAACCGGGGGTAATCGTCGCGGTCGACGGCACCGCGGGACGGGTGATCATGGCAGCGTCGCCCGACTGA
- a CDS encoding DUF7064 domain-containing protein has protein sequence MIEPRDEDLHAPSGDRHWQESFYFNWADEGGRYFGLTRIGLNWYTEQANALVIVMENRKAALVHFSRVSLKGRSPGELFGRGLRVGAVTYSLEEPLHRWRLTLATASAFDLSWMAYTPAIDFHEHIDGPRIQEHFEQSGVVEGTMTVRGEQIKVRCLGQRDKSWGLRDWNGLEGWDWLVGQFGEDLAFNATWTDIHGQRVSTGYVFAGGRVRPIDRVKITYTWDKPHRPATAVVDMRDVDGQTYRIRGRALGGRVPLAASGLWIEETHTAWEWDIDGQSRVGHGVVEHAYHVGALGTLRRLHRVLPVVALALRGAK, from the coding sequence GTGATCGAACCACGCGACGAAGACCTGCATGCCCCCTCGGGCGACCGACACTGGCAGGAGAGTTTCTACTTCAATTGGGCCGACGAGGGAGGGCGGTACTTCGGCCTGACACGGATCGGACTCAACTGGTACACCGAGCAGGCCAACGCGTTGGTCATCGTGATGGAAAACAGAAAAGCTGCGCTTGTCCACTTCTCCCGAGTGTCCCTCAAGGGGCGTTCCCCAGGGGAATTGTTCGGACGGGGTCTGCGAGTCGGTGCAGTGACCTACTCGTTGGAAGAGCCCCTACACCGCTGGCGCCTGACCTTGGCGACGGCGAGCGCGTTCGACCTGAGCTGGATGGCGTACACGCCGGCGATCGACTTCCACGAGCACATCGACGGGCCGCGGATTCAGGAGCATTTCGAGCAGTCGGGCGTGGTGGAAGGGACGATGACAGTCCGCGGCGAGCAGATCAAGGTCAGATGTCTGGGTCAGCGGGACAAGTCCTGGGGATTGCGTGACTGGAACGGCCTCGAAGGCTGGGACTGGCTGGTTGGCCAATTCGGCGAAGATCTCGCGTTCAACGCCACCTGGACCGATATCCACGGTCAGCGCGTCTCAACCGGATACGTGTTTGCCGGTGGCCGAGTCCGCCCAATCGACCGCGTCAAGATCACCTACACCTGGGACAAGCCCCACCGACCCGCCACAGCGGTGGTCGACATGCGCGATGTCGACGGCCAGACCTACCGGATCCGTGGTCGAGCGCTGGGAGGCCGGGTCCCCCTTGCCGCGTCAGGGTTGTGGATCGAAGAGACTCACACCGCGTGGGAATGGGATATCGACGGTCAGAGCCGTGTCGGCCACGGCGTGGTGGAACACGCGTACCACGTGGGCGCACTTGGCACTCTGCGGCGACTTCACCGGGTACTGCCCGTGGTGGCATTGGCGCTTCGCGGCGCGAAATGA